The DNA region GGCCTCGTTGATCCAGCGCTGCGCGAGCTCGCGCGCCGACTCCTTGAAGGCGTGCGCCGGCAGGTGCTTGTCGCCCGCCGCGCCGTAGTACCCCGTGTTGCTCACGATGAGCAGCCCCGACGCTTCCGACAGCCGCTGGAGCAGGGCGACGTTCCTGCCGAGGAACGCCGGCGTCGCGTCCACGAGGGTGCGGCAGCCGAGTTCCTTCACCTCACGCAGGTGCGGTAGCGCCACCTCGAACACCTCGTCGGCGTTGTAGCGGCTGCGGCTGACCCTGTCGGCCCCGATGAAATCCACCAGCACGTGCTCGTGCATGAGCACCATGCCGAGGTCGCGCACCGGCACGTCGCCGGTGACGGTGGCGACCATTCCGTCCTGCGCGGACAGCACGGACGGCGCCGCGGCCAGCGCCGAGAGGGAGGCGAGGAAGGAGCGACGGTCGAGCATGGGGTGATCATGACGGCTCAAGGCTCAGGGCTCAAGACTCAGAGAGCTCACTGCGGCACAGCGGCCGGAGGGGTGCAGGCCCTTCATCAGCATGGTTTCTGAGCCCTGAGCCGTGAGCCTTGAGCCCTCTCACGGGCACTTAGAATGTCCGGATGCAGGCGTTCAGCATCGGGTCATCGGCCGGCGACCTCCTGGCGACGCAGTACGACCCGGAAGGGCCGGCGCGCCATACGCTGATCCTCGCCCACGGCGCCGGGGCCGGGCAGGCGCACCCCTGGATGCGGGCGCGGGCCGCCGACCTCGCCGCACGCGGCGTCCGCGTCGTGACGTTCGACTTCCCTTACGTCACCGCCCGCCGGAAGGTGCCCGACCGAGCGCCCGTCCTGATCGCGGCGTGGCGGGCCGTCGTCGACGACGTCGCGCGCCGCTGGCCCGACGTCCCCCTGGCGATCGGCGGCAAGTCGATGGGCGGGCGCATGGCGACGATGCTCGTGGCGGAGCCGGACGCTCCGGCTGCGGTTCGGGGCTGTGTCGCGCTGGGGTACCCCCTCCACCCGCCCGGCAAGCCTGAGCAGCTCCGAGTCGCCCACCTCGGCGCGATCCGGGTGGCCCTGCTGGTGGTGCAGGGCGGGCGCGACCCGTTCGGCGGCCCCGACGACATCCGCCGCGAGTTCGCTGCCGCGGGAGCCCACCCCACGGTCGTCGACATGCCCTTCGGCGGGCACGGCTTCGAGGTGCGGGCGCGCGACGCCAGGCAGGCCGACGAGTACGCCCGCGTCGCCGACGCGGTGTCGCAGTGGCTTGATACACTGCAGCCCGCCGCCATCGGCTGAACGAGGTCCCGTCCTGATGTCCATCCGCCTGCTCTCCACTGCCCTGCTGGGGCTGCTCGCCACCGCTGTCCCCTCGCTGGCGCAACCGCTGCGCGTCCCGCTTGCCGACGCGTCGGCCACGTCGCTCGATCGCTACGTCGCCACGCCCGACCCGGCCTACAAGTGGGCGGTCGTCGGCACGCGCCAGGAAGGCACGCTGGTGGTGACCACGATCGAGATGACGTCGCAGACGTGGCGCAAGCCCGGCGAGGTCGACCGCACCGAGTGGAAGCACTACCTCACGGTCATCCGGCCGGAGACGGTCGAGAGCGACACGTCCCTGCTGTTCATCGCCGGCGGCGGCAACGACCGCCCGGCGACGCCGAAGACCGACGCGATGCTGGCCGCGATCGCCGCGCGCACGAAGACGATCGTCACCGAGCTGCGGATGATCCCGAACCAGCCGCTGACGTTCTTCAACGACGGCGTGGCCCGCAAGGAGGACGACCTCATCGCCTACGGCTGGCGCAAGTTCCTCGATGGCGGCGACGACCAGTGGCTGGCGCGGTTCCCGATGACCAAGGCCGCGGTGCGCGCGATGGACACGGTGCAGGCCTTCGCGCAGTCGCCCGAGGGCGGGCGCCGCGCCATCACGAAGTTCGTCGTCTCCGGCGGCTCCAAGCGCGGCTGGACGACGTGGACGACCGCCGCGGTGGACAGCCGCGTGGTGGCGATCATGCCGGCCGTGATCGACGTGCTCAACATGCGGCCGTCGATGATCCATCACTACCGCGCCTACGGGTTCTGGGCGCCGGCGGTCGGCGACTACGTGACGCACGGGATCATGGACCGCATGAACGACCCGCGCTTCGACAAGCTGCTCGCGCTCGTCGAGCCGTACTCGTACCGCAACCGCCTGACGATCCCGAAGTACATCATCAACGCCAGCGGCGACCAGTTCTTCCTGCCCGACTCGTGGCAGTTCTACTTCGACGACCTGAAGGGCGAGAAGTACCTGCGCTACACGCCCAATGCCGACCACTCGCTGAAAGGCTCCAACGCACCGACGGACCTGCTCGGGTTCTACGCGTCGATCGTGAGGAACACGCCACGCCCGAAGTTCACGTGGAAGGCCGGCAAGGACGGCGTCCTCGAGATCGCGCCGGAGACCAGGCCGACGAAGGTGACGTTCTGGCAGGCCACCAACCCGAACGCCCGCGACTTCAGGGTCGAGACGCTCGGCGCCGTGTGGAAGGGCACGCCTGTCGAGCCCGACGCGTCCGGCGTGTACCGCGCGAAGGTCGAGGCTCCGGGCAAGGGCTTCACGGCCGGCTTCCTCGAGGTCGTGTTCGACGTCGGCGGCCCGGCCCCGCTCACCTTCTCGACCGGCGTCCGCGTGATGCCCGACGTGCTGCCGTTCGCCGCGCCCCGCCCCGGCCAGCCGGCGGTGCCGTCGCAGCCCTGACGCCGAGATGACCCCGACGACCAGCCGCCCACGGGCACTGCTGCGCGCGGCCATCGCCGTGCTCGGCATCACGCTGGCCGTTCTCGCCGCGCTCAACCTGTTCATCGTCGGTCGTGCCGCGACCGACGAGAACCTGTTCATCGACCCGCTGTCGCGGGTGTACGTGGTCGAGCGGGTCGCCGGCACGCCCGGCACGCCTCGCGCCATCGACGGCCCGCCGGCGCCGCTGGTGCCTCGCCAGGTGTCGGCCGCCTCGTCGGTCGAGCCCGGCGACGTGCTGATGGAGTTCGACGGCCAGCGGATCTTCAACGGCGCCACCGGCGCGAGGGAGGCGCTCGCGACGCGCGACCGCGTCGAGGTCACGGTCCTGCGGGCGCGCCTGAAACAGGTCGTCTCGGTGGTCGTGCCCGCCGCCGAGCTGCGCGAGGCAATCCGCTCCATCGAGAACACGGTGCTGGTGATGCAGGTGACCCCCGGCGGCGCGTCCGACCTGGCGGGCATGC from Luteitalea sp. TBR-22 includes:
- a CDS encoding alpha/beta fold hydrolase — its product is MQAFSIGSSAGDLLATQYDPEGPARHTLILAHGAGAGQAHPWMRARAADLAARGVRVVTFDFPYVTARRKVPDRAPVLIAAWRAVVDDVARRWPDVPLAIGGKSMGGRMATMLVAEPDAPAAVRGCVALGYPLHPPGKPEQLRVAHLGAIRVALLVVQGGRDPFGGPDDIRREFAAAGAHPTVVDMPFGGHGFEVRARDARQADEYARVADAVSQWLDTLQPAAIG
- a CDS encoding PhoPQ-activated pathogenicity-related family protein gives rise to the protein MSIRLLSTALLGLLATAVPSLAQPLRVPLADASATSLDRYVATPDPAYKWAVVGTRQEGTLVVTTIEMTSQTWRKPGEVDRTEWKHYLTVIRPETVESDTSLLFIAGGGNDRPATPKTDAMLAAIAARTKTIVTELRMIPNQPLTFFNDGVARKEDDLIAYGWRKFLDGGDDQWLARFPMTKAAVRAMDTVQAFAQSPEGGRRAITKFVVSGGSKRGWTTWTTAAVDSRVVAIMPAVIDVLNMRPSMIHHYRAYGFWAPAVGDYVTHGIMDRMNDPRFDKLLALVEPYSYRNRLTIPKYIINASGDQFFLPDSWQFYFDDLKGEKYLRYTPNADHSLKGSNAPTDLLGFYASIVRNTPRPKFTWKAGKDGVLEIAPETRPTKVTFWQATNPNARDFRVETLGAVWKGTPVEPDASGVYRAKVEAPGKGFTAGFLEVVFDVGGPAPLTFSTGVRVMPDVLPFAAPRPGQPAVPSQP